The window TAAATATAAATCTTTTCATAACAGCGCCTCCAACTGAGGTAGTATCTTTTTAGTAGCAAGTTCAAGATCAAGTTCGTTTATCTCAAGATCCCATATTTCTCTGTACAATCTCAAAAGTTCTCTAAAATCAACTTTTTTATATTTGTAAGAGAGTTTGAGAGCTTCAAGCTCCTGCCTTTTTTCCTTTATAAGTTCATCAGTAAGTTTCAATAGTTCCTTTTTGCTCTCATATTCTATCCTCAGAGTGTTTAAGTTTTTTTTAAGATTCAGCAATATATCGTTAAGTTCCTGCTTTTTAGCTTCCATTTCTTCAACTTTCTCTAAAACTGCCATGTCTTCTTTATTTTTCTTCCATATAGGAAGAGTGAAACCAAGCCTCACGCTAAACATATCGCTCATTGAGGGTCTTGCCATGTATTCAACCATAAGCTCAATGTCGGGAAGGTATTCAACACTCCTTTTACGCATTTGTAACTCAAGGCTTTTTAATTGCGCTCGCACTCTCTTTACGTATGGACTTTTTTCTATATCCACTTTTTCAAAATCCGGCTCTTGAAAATGGACTTCCTCCCCCTTTAGCGTAAAATTTTTTCCTACAAGGTAGTTTATCTCTTCCTTTAATTTATCCCTTTCCTCTTTTAAAACTTCCATTTCTTTATGCACTTTTAACCTTTCGCCCGTTAGAGAGAGGATGTCAGAAAGTGTCGCATTGCCGTACCTGTAATTTTCCTTAGCTATACTTTCTAAGCTTTCTACTTCTCGCTCTATGGAACTTAAAACTTTCTCCTTTTTAAGGGTATAAAACCACTCTAAGTACTTGACCTTTATATCTCTGATTATCTCTTTTTTGAGCAGATTTTCATCCTCCAACACCACTTCCCTTTCACCTGCTATAGCTCTCTTTTCAAGTTCCCTCTTTATTGGTAATATGTACATCTGTGAAAAACCCACAGTGAAACTGCTCATAGGCTCTTTTGAATTAGGATAAGGTCTATTGAGTGGTAGATTACTAAAACCTACAAAAACGGTAGGATTGGGAAGAGAAGAAGAGTAAGCCTCTCTGTACTTAAAAGACTCCTTTATATTTTTGTACTCTTTTATTCTTGGAGAATTTTCAAGAGCATAGGAAATCAGTGTCTCAAGCTCCCCGCCCCAAGAAAAACTGAAGATCAGTAGGCAGATGAAAAGGAACATATAAAAATGATACGCGTATTCATTATGTTATTTCAAGAAGTTAATTTCACAACACTTTTGTATATATATAACAGCACTTTTTTGTTAACATTATCCTCTTTTATAACACAAATGTGCGTTACTCCATCGCAAGGCTTGTCGTTTACTTCACCGGAAAGCCTGTTTATGTAATACACCTTGTCCTCTCTGTGAGCTTCTTCGGAAAAGCTCCCTATATCTTTAATGGAGAGTTCAAAGTTTGCACCTCTGTACCCATAAATCAATCCTAACACGAAGGATAATGCTCTGTTGCCTTTGGTTTCTATCTTTATCACAGCTTTCTCTTCCTCCTTAAGTAAGCTGGAATGTCCTCTATTTCGGGCTGTACAGGTTCTATGATGACTTCTGGGACTACCTTCTTTACATCCTTAGGTTCGGGCTTCTTTATCACTTTAAACTGGGTTTGTGACTGCACATTTTCAAAATCCGTAGCCACTACAGCGACACGCATAAAATTTTCTTTCCCCTCTTCTAAGACCGCACCGAATATGATAAGAGCATCATCGTGAGCCGATTCTCTGACTCTGCCTATGGCTTCTTCAACATCCCTGAAAGGTATATCTTCACTCACCCAGAGTGTTATGAGAAGCCTTCTTGCACCTTCTACAGTGTTACCCTCAAGGAGAGGACTTGATATGGCTTGCTCTACAGCGTAATCTCTCCTTCCATCCCCTTTCCCTTCTCCCATACCTATGAGGGCTAATCCACCCTTTTCCATGACAGTTCTAACATCCGCAAAGTCTACATTTATAAGAGCTGGCGTTACCACTATGCTGGTTATACCTCTTACAGCCTTTGATAATACATCGTCTACCATTTTAAAAGCGTCCCTTATGCTGAAGTTCCTGTCTGCCATCTCAGCGAGCTTTTGGTTATTTATCACTATATACGTATCAACCACTTCTTTTAGCCTTTCCAGACCTTCAAGAGCGACCTGCATCCTTCTTGGACCTTCAAAAAGGAAGGGTTTTGTAACAACAGCTACAGTCAAAATTCCCATCTCCTTCGCTGTTTCGGCTATTATAGGAGCTGCTCCTGTTCCCGTACCTCCTCCAAGACCTACCGCAAGAAACAGCATGTCTGTGTTTCTGAGAACATCCTTTACTTTATCTATATCTTCAAGGGCAGCTTGCTCTCCTATCTCCGGTTTGGCTCCTGCCCCCAGTCCTTTGGTTACTTTCTCCCCTATCTGTATCTTGTTGGGAACCGAAAGAGAAGTAAGATGCTGTATGTCTGTATTTAGCGCAAAGAGATCAACACCCTCTATGCCATCTTTATACATGCGATTTACAGCGTTGGAGCCTCCTCCACCTATACCAAAAACCTTGATACGCGTAGGATTAAAACTTTCCATACTTTACCTCCTACATTACATCTTTAAAAAAAGCTTTTATTCTTGTCAATATAGACAAGAGATCTATCCCTCCCTTGTCCGTATTCTTATCCTGCGTATGGTGTAAGATCTTTGCGTTTAAGAGTTGTTCCTGATAAGCGAGTTTTAAAAGACCTACCGATGTAGAATAAGCTGGATCTTGGACCTTTTCTTTGAGTCCTATGATGCCTGTAGGGTAACCTACCCTTACGGGAAGGTCAAAGTACCTTTCCAAAAACTCCCTTATGCCTGCCAGTTTTGCGCACCCTCCTGTAACCACCACACCCGCATTTGCAGAATCCAAATTTGCACCATACGAGTTTATAAGCTCCATCACCTTATCCATAATTTCTTCCAGTCTTATCTGTATAACTTCGGCTAACTGCTTTTTGCCTACCATGGCCTCTTTATCTTCTCCTCTGGGTTTTATTTTAATCCTCTCCGTTTCGTTAACAAGGTCAGCTATAGCAAAACCATACTCTATCTTTATCTTTTCAGCTTGTTCGCTCGTGATCTTCATAAAGTGTGCTATATCTTTAGTTATGTTTATACCACCCATGGGAACGCTTCCTGTTATAATAGGCGAACCATCCGTATACAGCACAAAGTCGGTGAGACCTGCGCCTATATCCATGAGAAGTACACCCTCCTCCTTCTCTTCTGCGGTCAGTACAGCTTCCGATGATGCCATAGAAGATAAAAATCTGCCCGTAATTTTTAGTCCACTTGAAGCTATAGCTTTTTCAAGATTTCTAAGCATACCGCTACCGACCTTTACCACGTGAACCTCAGCAGAAAGCCTAGAACCTAAAAGCCCAACCGGATCTATAACACCTTCCTGATCATCCAGCAGAAACCTTCTTGGAATAGCGCTTATGACCTCGTATCCTTCCTCTTTGGCTCTGGTGAGCGCTCTCTCTATGAGCCTCTCTATATGTGTCTGATCTATCTCGGTAGGTTGTGGTGCTACGCTTACAGTGTCTTTTTCATTTTGGCTTTTTACATTAGGGCCGGATATGCCCATAACCACGGTATCTATATGTATACCAGACATTTCCTGAGCTTCTTTGAGAGCTGTGAGTATAGTGTGAACCGCAAGGTCAAGTCTCGTTATGTATCCTCTGTCTATACCTTTTGAAGGCACCTCCCCTATGCCTATTATCTGTATGTCCCCGTAACTGTCTATCTCACCTACAAGTACGGTAACCTTACCCGTTCCCACATCAAGAGAAGTTAACACTTTCATATTCACTCCCCGCTTTTTATTATCGCCATACCTTCCGTTGTCAGATCAATTTCTTTCGCCTCCATACTTATATTATAGATACTTTCAAATCTTTTTAAAGCTACGTCATCTATTTGCTGTAAGGGAGGAAGGAGTATTTTACTGCCATTAGTGGTATATATGAGTGTGTTCATATCCGTCAGATAAATGCTGTTTACCTGCGAGGTTTTACATATATCAACGAGCTTCTTTAATGCCGAAAAGTAATTTTTTATAAGGTTCTGATTAGCATAAATATAAGGCTTTTGAGGTGCGTAGTATTGGGACAGGAAAGGCACCCCTTTATCATCAAAAAAGAGTATTTTTTTGTCCTCAATTACTGTTAAAAAGGGTTTTCTTTCCTTTACGCGTATTTTTAAGATTACTCCTTGTGTTTGAAAGTACCTATCTATCTTTACTTCCTCTACAGAATTACCTGTAAGAGCATTCAGCACTGTAAGGAGTCTTTTTTCGTTCACGAAAAGCCAGTTGTTTTTAAGCTCACCTACAGCTTTAGAAAACACATAGGTCGGTATGGCTACGTTCCCTTCTACTTGTATAGCCTTTATCTTAAAGTAGGGTAGAGTGTCTATTAAAACAGGCATAAAAAAACCCCCTAATGCCATGGAGGATATCCAGACGAATGCAAGGACATAACCTATTCCGGCGTGCCTTCTCCCCGCCTTTTTCCCCTCTTTTTTCATCGCATTAAGATAATAACATATGTATCATCTCCTTAAAATCAATACCTTTTTTCCTGCATGCCATAGGAAAGAGGCTAAGTTCTGTCATGCCAGGTATGGTGTTAGCTTCTAAAACGTATGGTTTACCATCTTCCGATACTCTGAAATCTATTCGCGATATGTCTTTGAGTTCCAAATATCTGTGTACAGCAAGGGCTAAATCTTGAAGTTTTTTGGCAAGTTCTTCTTCCTCAATGAAGATATACTCGGACATACCCTTTGTATATTTACTTTCATAGTCGTAAAGTCCCTTTCTGGAACGCACCTCTATGGGAGGAAGCGCCTCATTTTTCAATATACCCACCGTTACATCTCTACCCTTTATATACTCTTCTATGAGGACTTTTTCGGAAATACTTAACACCTCATCAACTGCCTTTTCAAGTTCATGTCTCTCCTTAACAAGAAAAAGCCCAACGCTAGAGCCTTGATCGGCAGGTTTTACTACAGCGGGAAAAGTGTTCCAGTTGATACTTTCCCCACTGCGTACAGTCACCCATCTGGGTACAGGTATGCCATGAAAGGTGAGTATTTTTTTTGTAAGGTCTTTGTCCATAGCTACGGCGCTACCTAATACGCCTGAGCCTACGTAGGGTATTCCCAGAATGTCTAAAAAACCTTGAATCCTTCCATCCTCTCCGTAAGTACCATGAAGAGCTATGAAAACTTTGTCAGGTCTTAATTCAAGGAGCTTTGTACAGAGTTCTCCATCAATATCAAGCGCGATGGCTTCATATCCGAGTTCCTTAAGAGCGTTCAAAACAGCTTCTCCTGAACGCAATGATATCTCTCTCTCTTGGGATTTACCTCCCATGAGTACTACAACTCTCAATTACCTTTACCTCCTCTTGAAGTTCTATACCGAACTCTTCATAAACCCTTCTTTTTGCTTCATGCAATATTTTAATCACATCACCAACTTTACCGTTGCCAAGGTTCACCAGAAAATTGGCATGGACCTGAGAAAAGGCTACGTCTCCTATCTTGTAACCTTTCATGCCTACCTTTTCAAGAAGTTCACCTGCGTAAGCTTTAGGTGGATTTTTAAACGTAGAGCCTGAAGTCGGCATGTTTATAGGTTGCGTAAGCTTTCTCTTTTCCTTTATGAGGTTATACTCAGCCTTCACATCAAAATTCGCTTTAAAAAACTCAAACTCTACCTTCAAAACTACACCCATCTCGGGAAAAGGAGAACTTCTGTAAGAAAAGCTAACGTCTTTTATATCGATCTTATGCAGTCGCCCTTCCCAATCCATAACCAGAACACTTTTTATATAATGGGACATCTCACATCCAAAAGCTCCTGCATTCATAGCTACAGCGCCACCTACAGTAGCAGGAAAGCCTACAAGTCTGTATATACCATCAAGATTTAGATCTAAAGCTACTTTGACAAGTTCAGAAAGAGGTAAACCGCACCCAGCTTCTACAAGAACCTTATTATCCTCCTGGTAGATCTTTATATCCCTAAAGTTTTTTGTGCTTATTACAAACCCTTCGAAGTTCCCAAATATTGTGTTAGAACCTCTTCCAAGAATAAATATGGGAAGCCCTTTATCTTGAGCCATTTTCACCGCAAGGACTAACTCGCTATATGTGTTGGGAAAACACAAAAAACCTGCCCTACCTCCTATTTTTATGGTAGTATACTGAGCTAAGGACACATCCCTTTCTATATGCATATTATAATTTTAAGGCGTGTATAATAAGTGGTATGTGGGACGAGAAAAAGGAAAAAACCCTTAAAAGATACTACAGGGATGTGGAGATGAAACAACTCAGGAAACTCTTTTTTGAGAAGATATCCTCTGTACCTCCAACTATGGAGTATGTTAGAAATCTTATTCTTGATGTTAAGCTCCTTTTCAGAATGGTAAGTGACCCAAATTTTGAACTCAAAGAGGAAACGAGAAAAGATTTCACATCAGCCTTGCTTTACTTCATAGAGGATAAAGATGCCATTCCCGACTGGATACCGCTTATAGGTCTTTGGGATGATTATCGGTTAGTTAGATATGTGAAAGAAAAGCACCGTGATGAGATAAACAGATACTTCTCCCAAATTAGACACTTTGTCGCCAATTACTTCTGATGATTAGGTTTATCTTTGTAAGATTGATTCAGGCCGTCCCCACTTTGCTGGGTGTAACTTTTCTATCCTTTATCATAATAAAAATGGCACCGGGTGATTACTTAGATCAACTCAGGTTAAATCCTCAAATATCACCGGAAACCATAGAGCTTCTGAAAAAGCAGTACGGTCTTGACAAGCCTGCCATAGTTCAGTATATAAAGTGGCTGAAGTCCGCTCTTGTTTTTGATCTGGGCTACTCCTTTCAGTATCATGCTCCTGTGACGGAGCTTATAAAGGAGAGAATAGGTAACACTTTACTTTTAACGCTTACCTCCGGCGTGCTTTCGTGGATATTTGCTATACTTCTGGGTTTTCTCGCAGGCTTTAAAGAAGATACATGGATTGACAGATTGATAAAAGTTTACGCTTACACCTTCATGTCCTTTCCCTCCTTTTTCTTGGCTTTTATACTCCTTTTGATAGCATCCAAAACAGGAATTCTTCCTGTAGGTGGGATGCACAGTGTAGGCTTTGAACACATGAACCTTTTTGAGAAAGTGATTGACCTCTCAAAACATATGCTTATACCGGTTTTCACTTTAACCTTTGTATCAACAGCCAGCATGGTAAGGCTTGTCAGGAGTAGTGTCATTGAAGTGCTTCACAGTCCTATAGTAATTTTTTTAAGGGCAAAGGGCGTCTCTCACTGGGTTATGATAAAACACATCTTTAAAAACGTGATGAATCCTTTTACCACATTGATAGGTTATGAAATAGCTGGGCTTCTTTCCGGTGCGGCGCTTATTGAGATTATAGTAGGCTGGCCAGGACTTGGACTTTTAATGCTTGATGCGGTTTTATCCCAAGATCTCTTTCTCGTCATGGGGGGTCTTTATATAGGAACAATTATGCTTCTTTTAGGTAATTTAGTAGCTGACATACTACTTGCTTTAATAGATCCACGCATAAGGGAGAGAGAACTCTCCTGATTAAGGAATAAAATTGAAACGGTCAAAGAAGCTTCCAGGCCTTTCTCTCATCGCAGAAAAATATTATTGCAGATGTACCAACACACGATAATTCCTTTCCATCACCGTCATAACATTAGGTTCAAATTCCACACGGTACATTAACAACCTCTTGCATCAGCAAAAGCTGTTCTACCTCTTTTAATTTAAATTCCACACGGTACATTAACAACATCACAAAAAGCAGTACAGCGAGCGCAGGAAAAAACAATTTAAATTCCACACGGTACATTAACAACGCAGTCAAGGCTGACTTTGCAACAAATGCTGTGTCGATTTAAATTCCACGCTGTTGGTACTCTGTCTTCCATATTTGTTGCAAGTGCTTTAATGCTGGATATAAAAAGAAAGTTTTTTAAAG is drawn from Hydrogenobacter sp. and contains these coding sequences:
- a CDS encoding TolC family protein — its product is MFLFICLLIFSFSWGGELETLISYALENSPRIKEYKNIKESFKYREAYSSSLPNPTVFVGFSNLPLNRPYPNSKEPMSSFTVGFSQMYILPIKRELEKRAIAGEREVVLEDENLLKKEIIRDIKVKYLEWFYTLKKEKVLSSIEREVESLESIAKENYRYGNATLSDILSLTGERLKVHKEMEVLKEERDKLKEEINYLVGKNFTLKGEEVHFQEPDFEKVDIEKSPYVKRVRAQLKSLELQMRKRSVEYLPDIELMVEYMARPSMSDMFSVRLGFTLPIWKKNKEDMAVLEKVEEMEAKKQELNDILLNLKKNLNTLRIEYESKKELLKLTDELIKEKRQELEALKLSYKYKKVDFRELLRLYREIWDLEINELDLELATKKILPQLEALL
- the ftsZ gene encoding cell division protein FtsZ, with the protein product MESFNPTRIKVFGIGGGGSNAVNRMYKDGIEGVDLFALNTDIQHLTSLSVPNKIQIGEKVTKGLGAGAKPEIGEQAALEDIDKVKDVLRNTDMLFLAVGLGGGTGTGAAPIIAETAKEMGILTVAVVTKPFLFEGPRRMQVALEGLERLKEVVDTYIVINNQKLAEMADRNFSIRDAFKMVDDVLSKAVRGITSIVVTPALINVDFADVRTVMEKGGLALIGMGEGKGDGRRDYAVEQAISSPLLEGNTVEGARRLLITLWVSEDIPFRDVEEAIGRVRESAHDDALIIFGAVLEEGKENFMRVAVVATDFENVQSQTQFKVIKKPEPKDVKKVVPEVIIEPVQPEIEDIPAYLRRKRKL
- the ftsA gene encoding cell division protein FtsA, translated to MKVLTSLDVGTGKVTVLVGEIDSYGDIQIIGIGEVPSKGIDRGYITRLDLAVHTILTALKEAQEMSGIHIDTVVMGISGPNVKSQNEKDTVSVAPQPTEIDQTHIERLIERALTRAKEEGYEVISAIPRRFLLDDQEGVIDPVGLLGSRLSAEVHVVKVGSGMLRNLEKAIASSGLKITGRFLSSMASSEAVLTAEEKEEGVLLMDIGAGLTDFVLYTDGSPIITGSVPMGGINITKDIAHFMKITSEQAEKIKIEYGFAIADLVNETERIKIKPRGEDKEAMVGKKQLAEVIQIRLEEIMDKVMELINSYGANLDSANAGVVVTGGCAKLAGIREFLERYFDLPVRVGYPTGIIGLKEKVQDPAYSTSVGLLKLAYQEQLLNAKILHHTQDKNTDKGGIDLLSILTRIKAFFKDVM
- a CDS encoding cell division protein FtsQ — encoded protein: MPVLIDTLPYFKIKAIQVEGNVAIPTYVFSKAVGELKNNWLFVNEKRLLTVLNALTGNSVEEVKIDRYFQTQGVILKIRVKERKPFLTVIEDKKILFFDDKGVPFLSQYYAPQKPYIYANQNLIKNYFSALKKLVDICKTSQVNSIYLTDMNTLIYTTNGSKILLPPLQQIDDVALKRFESIYNISMEAKEIDLTTEGMAIIKSGE
- a CDS encoding D-alanine--D-alanine ligase — its product is MRVVVLMGGKSQEREISLRSGEAVLNALKELGYEAIALDIDGELCTKLLELRPDKVFIALHGTYGEDGRIQGFLDILGIPYVGSGVLGSAVAMDKDLTKKILTFHGIPVPRWVTVRSGESINWNTFPAVVKPADQGSSVGLFLVKERHELEKAVDEVLSISEKVLIEEYIKGRDVTVGILKNEALPPIEVRSRKGLYDYESKYTKGMSEYIFIEEEELAKKLQDLALAVHRYLELKDISRIDFRVSEDGKPYVLEANTIPGMTELSLFPMACRKKGIDFKEMIHMLLS
- the murB gene encoding UDP-N-acetylmuramate dehydrogenase is translated as MHIERDVSLAQYTTIKIGGRAGFLCFPNTYSELVLAVKMAQDKGLPIFILGRGSNTIFGNFEGFVISTKNFRDIKIYQEDNKVLVEAGCGLPLSELVKVALDLNLDGIYRLVGFPATVGGAVAMNAGAFGCEMSHYIKSVLVMDWEGRLHKIDIKDVSFSYRSSPFPEMGVVLKVEFEFFKANFDVKAEYNLIKEKRKLTQPINMPTSGSTFKNPPKAYAGELLEKVGMKGYKIGDVAFSQVHANFLVNLGNGKVGDVIKILHEAKRRVYEEFGIELQEEVKVIESCSTHGR
- a CDS encoding YkvA family protein — protein: MWDEKKEKTLKRYYRDVEMKQLRKLFFEKISSVPPTMEYVRNLILDVKLLFRMVSDPNFELKEETRKDFTSALLYFIEDKDAIPDWIPLIGLWDDYRLVRYVKEKHRDEINRYFSQIRHFVANYF
- a CDS encoding ABC transporter permease — encoded protein: MIRFIFVRLIQAVPTLLGVTFLSFIIIKMAPGDYLDQLRLNPQISPETIELLKKQYGLDKPAIVQYIKWLKSALVFDLGYSFQYHAPVTELIKERIGNTLLLTLTSGVLSWIFAILLGFLAGFKEDTWIDRLIKVYAYTFMSFPSFFLAFILLLIASKTGILPVGGMHSVGFEHMNLFEKVIDLSKHMLIPVFTLTFVSTASMVRLVRSSVIEVLHSPIVIFLRAKGVSHWVMIKHIFKNVMNPFTTLIGYEIAGLLSGAALIEIIVGWPGLGLLMLDAVLSQDLFLVMGGLYIGTIMLLLGNLVADILLALIDPRIRERELS